In Halococcus salifodinae DSM 8989, one DNA window encodes the following:
- a CDS encoding RidA family protein codes for MTERITTDDAPRNDNPYSQAVRAGDTLYVSGYGPVDPATSEAVAGDVGAQTEQVLENVDRTVAAAGGSLADIVKTTVYLTDLNDYDAMNDAYRARFAATPPARVCVEVSRLPDDVGIEMDAIAYLGDS; via the coding sequence ATGACCGAACGAATCACCACCGACGACGCGCCGCGAAATGATAACCCCTACTCGCAGGCCGTCCGCGCCGGCGACACGCTTTACGTCTCGGGCTACGGCCCGGTTGACCCCGCGACCAGCGAGGCGGTTGCAGGTGATGTTGGAGCACAGACCGAACAGGTTCTCGAAAACGTCGATCGCACCGTCGCGGCCGCGGGTGGTTCGCTCGCCGACATCGTGAAAACGACGGTCTATCTCACCGATCTCAACGACTACGACGCGATGAACGACGCCTATAGGGCCCGGTTTGCCGCAACGCCGCCCGCTCGCGTCTGTGTCGAGGTGTCCCGCCTGCCGGACGACGTCGGCATCGAGATGGACGCCATCGCGTATCTCGGCGACTCGTAA